In one window of Tenacibaculum mesophilum DNA:
- a CDS encoding two-component regulator propeller domain-containing protein, whose translation MRLFFFFFLIVTTSLSQSLKFKTLTTKDGLSNNSVNDIISDVKGRLWIATWDGLNRYDGKDFKVFKHINNDSTSLAGNVIYSLQRDGTKTIWCLTDNNTVSRFVNQSIFQNFYFSETPVNLKLSKKNNLVVETKSGQYLEFDGMSFLKVNETQVKTNKQLINDQLLLNKFPEVIINESYQDRKGNIWYATRKSGLYVIRNNQVDIHETKIEHYTYDLYNPYSFTGNEIEKIYEDSFGNIWLGHKDGGLSMAYVGSEHINTIAPHPVEYRHLPNETVRAITMDNDNNLWLGYYTKGLYNYSKSDKCFIKKRLEKAKENKDWERIRSLYTATDGSIWVGTYAGLIHINKTKVSYYAAKENPLLPANRIYAMTETNDGRIWFACWGGIAVFNTKKNKFENVEGSEFLKAYHIRDVFVNGEELALATENNGMILFNRNNGEKHHLTTENGLTGNSVYSIDKDEETGLYWIATLGGVTVFDRKKGVVKTISEKENLPSHMVYSVILKGKHIWVSTTKGLASINRKNYKVNVLHPEEGWQAPEFSEGAYYKDNKGVLYFGGINGVNYFAPELIEFNKNLPQLVVEIDGVENNNNNNNNSVVEKTFSENNISLDITPVAYRKNYENLILYKLRGFDKDWRVYRTTPILYKKIPPGEYVLEVKNSLSASKTNIFSIKIIIAPPFYKTSWFAWSLASGGVIILILGLGYKVRKDKIYQEKLKQKINERTAIINKQKKDLIKANVKLEDQNRKIIKQKEEVLALHHKLKNEDFEIDKFKTFVLAEFKKPLMQMLQYSQQNNIPNEIQTKLVSQAKTMIDVLTEWDFLEQVNRINTTEKSVIKINTFLHHLTQNLERKLLQSGINLSYQTQVEDKWITIDLLRFKLFYKYIFNDFIKYSNQGSNIQITYTEKENKLILKVNSDSGILVNNIKSLQRYSPYFKAAKDLLLELNGKLDINNSEEGIISIKVEVPFHKVTSEKASMIQWNHIGMINELPQGKHKVLVLTSEMNYGILQSLLGEEAYHLIFENNVDKLFSALSSLNVDTIVFYDVKLTNKVVQFLENRKENIKLSNCPILYLSEEIGYFQMEEVTKLGIDVTIQLPVSKTFLQAKLTNLLSSRKKLFETESHIGWIENHKDEQLLSPNEKLVKKALTYMHECLHDHTFNIESLQEKLEISKVKCYRVFKEILKQSPSEVLINLRLQKAQHLLGQNVLNISEISFECGFANPKYFSRQFKKHFNMSPKAYKEQKVVV comes from the coding sequence ATGAGGTTGTTTTTTTTCTTTTTTTTAATTGTTACTACAAGTCTTAGTCAATCGTTAAAATTTAAAACATTAACTACAAAAGATGGACTCTCCAATAACTCAGTAAATGATATTATAAGTGATGTTAAAGGACGACTATGGATTGCCACTTGGGATGGACTTAATCGTTATGATGGTAAAGATTTTAAAGTTTTCAAACATATAAATAACGACTCAACTTCTCTTGCAGGGAATGTAATTTATAGTCTACAAAGAGATGGGACTAAAACAATTTGGTGTTTAACAGATAATAATACCGTAAGTAGGTTTGTAAATCAATCAATCTTTCAAAACTTTTATTTTTCTGAAACGCCTGTAAACCTAAAGCTATCAAAGAAAAATAACCTTGTAGTAGAAACTAAAAGCGGACAATATTTAGAGTTTGATGGAATGAGTTTCCTGAAGGTAAACGAAACACAAGTAAAAACAAACAAACAACTAATTAATGATCAATTATTACTTAACAAGTTTCCTGAAGTAATTATTAATGAATCTTATCAAGACAGAAAAGGAAATATATGGTATGCAACAAGAAAAAGTGGGCTTTATGTAATAAGAAATAATCAGGTAGATATTCACGAAACAAAAATAGAGCACTATACCTACGATTTATATAACCCTTACAGTTTTACAGGAAATGAAATTGAAAAAATTTATGAAGACAGCTTTGGTAACATCTGGTTAGGTCATAAAGATGGAGGATTAAGTATGGCTTACGTTGGGTCTGAACATATAAACACTATTGCTCCCCATCCTGTAGAATATAGGCATTTGCCTAATGAAACTGTAAGAGCTATAACAATGGACAACGATAATAATCTTTGGTTAGGTTATTATACCAAAGGATTATATAACTATAGTAAATCAGACAAATGTTTTATTAAAAAACGATTAGAGAAAGCAAAAGAAAATAAAGATTGGGAAAGAATACGTAGTTTATATACAGCTACAGACGGTTCTATTTGGGTTGGTACTTATGCAGGACTAATTCACATAAATAAAACAAAAGTGTCTTATTACGCAGCAAAAGAGAATCCTTTACTACCAGCAAATAGGATTTATGCAATGACAGAAACTAACGATGGTAGAATTTGGTTTGCTTGTTGGGGAGGAATTGCAGTGTTCAACACAAAAAAAAATAAGTTTGAAAATGTTGAAGGGAGCGAGTTTTTAAAAGCATATCATATTCGAGACGTTTTTGTTAATGGTGAAGAACTGGCTTTAGCAACAGAAAATAATGGAATGATCCTATTTAATAGGAATAATGGAGAAAAACATCACCTTACTACAGAAAATGGTTTAACAGGTAATAGTGTATATAGTATTGATAAAGATGAAGAAACAGGGTTGTATTGGATAGCAACTTTGGGGGGAGTAACAGTTTTTGATCGTAAAAAAGGAGTAGTAAAAACTATTTCAGAGAAAGAAAACTTACCAAGCCATATGGTTTACAGTGTAATTCTTAAAGGAAAACACATATGGGTGAGTACAACTAAAGGTCTTGCTTCAATAAATAGAAAAAACTATAAAGTAAATGTCTTACATCCAGAAGAAGGATGGCAAGCTCCAGAGTTTTCAGAAGGAGCTTATTATAAAGATAACAAGGGGGTGTTGTATTTTGGTGGTATTAATGGAGTTAATTACTTCGCTCCTGAATTAATAGAGTTTAATAAGAATCTCCCTCAATTAGTTGTAGAAATAGATGGGGTAGAAAATAATAATAATAATAATAATAATAGTGTAGTAGAAAAAACATTTTCAGAAAACAATATTAGCCTAGATATAACCCCTGTAGCCTACCGAAAAAATTATGAAAATTTAATTTTATATAAGTTAAGAGGCTTTGATAAAGATTGGAGAGTGTATAGAACAACCCCTATTTTATATAAGAAAATACCACCTGGAGAATATGTTTTAGAAGTGAAAAATAGTTTAAGTGCTTCTAAAACAAATATATTTTCTATAAAAATAATAATAGCCCCACCCTTTTATAAAACCTCTTGGTTTGCATGGAGTTTAGCATCAGGAGGGGTAATTATACTCATTTTAGGTTTAGGGTATAAAGTTCGTAAAGATAAAATTTACCAAGAAAAACTTAAACAAAAAATTAATGAACGAACAGCTATAATTAATAAGCAGAAGAAAGACTTAATAAAAGCTAATGTAAAGCTCGAAGATCAAAACCGAAAAATTATCAAACAAAAAGAAGAAGTACTGGCTTTACATCACAAATTAAAAAACGAAGATTTTGAAATAGATAAATTTAAAACGTTTGTATTGGCAGAGTTTAAAAAGCCATTAATGCAAATGCTACAATATAGTCAGCAAAATAACATTCCAAATGAAATACAAACAAAATTAGTTAGTCAAGCGAAAACCATGATAGATGTATTAACGGAGTGGGATTTTCTAGAGCAAGTAAACCGTATAAATACTACAGAAAAATCGGTAATAAAAATCAATACATTCTTACATCATTTAACCCAAAATTTAGAACGAAAATTACTACAATCAGGAATAAATCTTAGCTATCAAACCCAAGTAGAAGACAAGTGGATAACTATTGATTTACTTCGTTTTAAACTTTTTTATAAATATATTTTCAATGACTTTATAAAGTATAGTAATCAAGGTAGTAACATACAAATAACCTATACCGAAAAAGAAAACAAACTAATACTAAAAGTAAATTCTGATAGTGGTATTTTAGTTAATAATATAAAAAGTTTACAACGCTATAGTCCTTATTTTAAAGCAGCGAAAGATTTACTATTAGAATTAAATGGAAAGTTGGATATAAATAATTCTGAAGAAGGAATTATTTCAATAAAAGTAGAAGTACCCTTTCACAAAGTAACCTCAGAAAAAGCCTCAATGATACAGTGGAATCATATAGGGATGATAAATGAGCTCCCACAAGGCAAACATAAAGTGTTGGTATTGACTAGTGAAATGAACTATGGGATATTACAATCATTATTGGGAGAAGAAGCTTATCATTTAATATTTGAAAACAATGTAGATAAATTATTTTCAGCACTTTCAAGTCTCAATGTAGATACTATAGTATTTTATGATGTAAAACTTACAAATAAAGTAGTACAGTTCTTAGAAAACCGTAAAGAAAATATAAAACTATCTAACTGTCCTATATTATATCTATCAGAAGAAATTGGATACTTTCAAATGGAAGAAGTTACTAAATTAGGAATAGATGTTACCATTCAACTTCCAGTAAGTAAAACTTTTTTGCAAGCAAAGCTAACCAACTTACTAAGCAGCAGAAAAAAACTATTTGAAACAGAAAGTCACATCGGTTGGATTGAGAATCATAAAGACGAGCAATTACTATCACCAAACGAAAAGCTAGTAAAAAAGGCACTTACTTATATGCATGAGTGCTTGCACGATCATACTTTTAATATTGAAAGTCTTCAAGAAAAATTAGAAATATCTAAAGTAAAATGCTACCGTGTTTTTAAAGAAATACTCAAACAATCTCCTTCAGAAGTGTTAATTAACCTAAGACTTCAAAAAGCACAACACCTATTAGGTCAAAATGTATTAAACATTTCAGAAATTAGTTTTGAGTGCGGTTTTGCCAATCCAAAATATTTTAGCAGGCAATTTAAAAAGCATTTTAATATGAGTCCTAAAGCTTACAAAGAACAAAAAGTAGTAGTATAA